Proteins encoded in a region of the Shewanella polaris genome:
- the rpsJ gene encoding 30S ribosomal protein S10, giving the protein MQNQRIRIRLKGFDHRLIDQSTAEIVETAKRTGAQVRGPIPLPTRKERFTILISPHVNKDARDQYEIRTHKRLVDIVEPTEKTVDALMRLDLAAGVDVQISLG; this is encoded by the coding sequence ATGCAGAACCAAAGAATCCGTATCCGCTTGAAAGGCTTTGATCATCGTTTGATTGATCAGTCTACAGCGGAAATCGTTGAAACTGCTAAGCGTACTGGCGCGCAGGTACGTGGTCCTATTCCACTACCAACTCGCAAAGAGCGTTTTACCATTTTGATCTCTCCGCACGTTAATAAAGATGCACGTGACCAGTACGAAATTCGTACCCACAAGCGTTTAGTTGACATCGTAGAGCCAACAGAAAAGACAGTAGACGCATTAATGCGTTTAGATCTTGCGGCTGGTGTCGACGTTCAGATTAGCTTAGGTTAA